One Lentibacillus cibarius DNA window includes the following coding sequences:
- a CDS encoding NUDIX hydrolase: MDTSAIIAKLKDHKPSILGREQYREFGVLIPLIETEQGQPHILFEVRSMNMRSQPGDVCFPGGKMDSCDLDECQCAIRETSEELGLEQTAIQDVFPLDYLISETRIVYPFAGIIKQPEQITPNQSEVERVFTVPLSFFLETKPARYKVAYQPMPEKDFPFELIQGGKNYNWNARSREELFYQYNGNVIWGLTALIMSHFVRLIQANDRTQFGE, encoded by the coding sequence TTGGATACGTCGGCTATCATCGCAAAGCTTAAAGACCATAAGCCATCCATTCTTGGGCGGGAACAATACCGGGAATTTGGCGTTCTTATCCCGCTCATAGAAACAGAGCAGGGACAACCCCATATATTATTTGAGGTTAGGTCGATGAATATGCGCAGTCAGCCGGGAGACGTCTGTTTTCCTGGTGGTAAGATGGATAGCTGTGATTTAGATGAATGTCAATGCGCCATTAGGGAAACATCGGAAGAGCTTGGATTGGAACAGACAGCTATCCAAGATGTATTCCCGCTTGATTACCTCATTTCCGAAACAAGAATCGTCTATCCTTTTGCGGGTATCATCAAACAGCCGGAGCAGATCACTCCGAATCAGTCAGAGGTGGAGCGAGTGTTTACGGTACCGCTGTCATTCTTTCTAGAAACTAAACCTGCAAGATACAAAGTGGCATACCAGCCCATGCCTGAAAAGGATTTTCCCTTCGAACTTATTCAAGGAGGAAAAAACTACAACTGGAACGCCCGTAGTAGGGAAGAACTTTTTTATCAGTACAATGGGAATGTTATTTGGGGGTTGACTGCGCTGATCATGAGTCATTTTGTTCGCCTGATTCAGGCTAATGATAGGACGCAATTCGGGGAGTGA
- a CDS encoding LLM class flavin-dependent oxidoreductase, which yields MKLSILDQSPISADKSAREALNASIDLAKTADRLGYNRYWIAEHHDMSGLACPNPDVMLGMIGFETKQIRIGAGAVLLPHYKPFRVAETYNLLATLYPGRVDLGIGRAPGGSAEASMALSGNFLENVRHMPESLDELRKFLHGGFPEAHMNAKIKPSPVPSTPPEMWLLGTSEKSAQAAAEQGLPYAFGQFMSKQDGPRIMQNYSETFGAKYPHQQLNKLAAISVICAETTEKAEELALSNQLWRIQQAKGEGDGKVPSVQEAKRYHYSDEDMAMVRETANQTIIGNPKEVKQALTRLETMYDTDEWMILTITHSYEARKRSYQLIADEILENS from the coding sequence ATGAAGCTTAGCATATTGGATCAATCACCCATATCTGCGGACAAGTCGGCACGTGAAGCGTTAAACGCATCAATTGATCTGGCCAAAACAGCCGATAGATTAGGATATAATCGATATTGGATAGCAGAGCATCATGATATGTCCGGTTTGGCATGTCCGAATCCAGATGTGATGCTAGGAATGATTGGGTTTGAAACAAAACAGATACGGATTGGTGCTGGCGCTGTTTTATTGCCGCATTACAAGCCATTCCGTGTGGCTGAAACGTACAACCTGTTGGCAACACTGTATCCTGGGCGTGTTGACTTGGGAATCGGTCGGGCTCCAGGCGGATCGGCGGAAGCGTCCATGGCACTGTCTGGCAACTTTTTGGAAAATGTCCGCCATATGCCGGAATCGCTTGATGAATTGCGTAAGTTTTTGCATGGGGGATTTCCTGAAGCGCATATGAACGCCAAAATCAAACCATCTCCTGTGCCATCAACACCACCGGAAATGTGGTTGTTGGGAACAAGTGAAAAGAGTGCTCAAGCTGCTGCAGAACAGGGACTTCCGTATGCATTCGGGCAATTCATGAGTAAACAGGATGGCCCTCGGATTATGCAGAACTATTCGGAAACGTTCGGTGCAAAATATCCGCATCAGCAACTGAATAAACTTGCTGCGATATCGGTTATATGTGCTGAAACAACTGAGAAAGCGGAAGAACTAGCATTAAGCAATCAGTTATGGCGGATTCAACAGGCGAAAGGGGAAGGAGATGGGAAGGTTCCCTCCGTTCAAGAAGCAAAACGCTACCATTATTCTGATGAGGACATGGCAATGGTCCGTGAGACAGCCAACCAAACGATTATTGGTAATCCTAAAGAAGTAAAGCAGGCACTTACTCGCCTAGAGACCATGTATGACACAGATGAATGGATGATCCTGACCATTACACATAGTTATGAAGCTAGAAAAAGATCATACCAGTTAATTGCAGACGAAATCCTGGAAAACAGCTAA
- the tenA gene encoding thiaminase II — translation MAQKFSNRIFNRVKPLWHTYLEHPFVKGIGEGTLDVEKFKHYMKQDYIYLVEYSRIFAIGAAKAHNLKTMTTFANLLHGTMNVEMDLHREYASTFGISNDELEATEPSATVTAYTSYMLNKAQSGGVENAIAAVLACAWSYNFIGKELATWPNATEHELYGNWVQMYSSEEFSKLANDCIELINEIAEGKPEHELKELEEIVVKTSYFEYMFWDMAENKSTWPVKSTV, via the coding sequence ATGGCACAGAAATTCAGTAATCGTATTTTTAATCGGGTTAAACCTTTATGGCATACTTATCTGGAGCACCCCTTTGTCAAAGGTATAGGGGAAGGAACGCTCGATGTGGAAAAGTTTAAACACTATATGAAACAAGACTACATTTATTTAGTTGAGTATTCGCGCATCTTTGCCATCGGAGCAGCGAAAGCGCATAACTTAAAAACGATGACCACATTTGCAAACCTCCTGCATGGAACCATGAATGTTGAAATGGATTTACACCGGGAATACGCATCGACATTCGGTATTTCAAATGATGAATTGGAAGCAACCGAACCATCCGCAACTGTGACAGCCTATACAAGCTATATGCTGAATAAAGCACAAAGTGGCGGTGTCGAAAATGCAATCGCAGCTGTTCTGGCATGCGCATGGAGTTATAACTTCATCGGGAAAGAGCTTGCCACATGGCCCAATGCCACAGAACATGAGCTTTATGGCAATTGGGTACAAATGTATTCATCTGAGGAATTTTCCAAGCTTGCCAATGACTGTATCGAATTAATCAATGAAATTGCTGAAGGAAAACCAGAACACGAATTAAAAGAATTAGAGGAGATTGTGGTAAAGACAAGTTACTTTGAATATATGTTTTGGGATATGGCTGAAAATAAATCCACTTGGCCTGTCAAATCAACTGTCTAA
- the smpB gene encoding SsrA-binding protein SmpB, producing MPKGSGKVIAQNKKARHEFFIEETIEAGIVLKGTEIKSIRAGRVNLKDSHARIDNRGEMQLVNMHIAPYEQGNQFNHDPTRSRKLLLHRKEIDKLTGQIQQKGYSLVPLKVYIKNGVAKVLIGIGKGKKKYDKREDLKRKQMKRDADRAVKESMQ from the coding sequence ATGCCAAAAGGATCCGGGAAGGTAATTGCACAGAATAAAAAAGCAAGACATGAGTTTTTTATAGAAGAAACCATTGAAGCCGGTATTGTTTTGAAGGGGACAGAAATTAAATCAATCCGTGCCGGTCGCGTGAACTTGAAGGATTCGCATGCTAGAATCGACAACCGCGGAGAAATGCAGCTAGTCAACATGCATATTGCCCCGTATGAGCAGGGAAATCAGTTTAACCATGACCCGACACGTTCACGTAAATTGCTTCTGCACCGGAAAGAAATTGATAAGCTCACCGGTCAGATTCAGCAAAAAGGCTACTCCCTTGTACCGTTAAAAGTCTATATTAAGAATGGTGTCGCTAAAGTGCTTATCGGAATCGGGAAAGGGAAAAAGAAATACGATAAGCGGGAAGATCTAAAACGCAAGCAAATGAAACGTGACGCTGACCGTGCTGTGAAAGAAAGTATGCAGTAA
- a CDS encoding aromatic acid exporter family protein, translating into MKWIKHIKLAGGRIIKTGVAIFITAWICVLLDWPPVFAVITAIVTVEPTVSDSIKKGIVRFPASAIGSAYAVLFISLFGNSPLTYTLAAVFTITTCVRLNLHAGVLVATLTSVAMVEVIHSNFLMSFFIRLGTTTTGLVVSTVVNLFMLPPDYTKEIAGRLQTLAYKTGIAIEKVVNDILDKEPNVTVVEQEMADRVDDFIHQTEELIRYQKEESKYHPLTRNEWQHFQAEQFDLRRLQLIHYHIGNLIHTSFTNLELTDDKKIAIRNAAIKVAASLKDPHLYDQKEHKERLQQLTELFWDHNEEITIKKQQHPTSFRPVLIMLYELVSIYNLVERYYKTKSQ; encoded by the coding sequence ATGAAATGGATAAAACATATAAAATTGGCTGGTGGCCGTATCATTAAAACTGGTGTCGCCATTTTTATTACAGCGTGGATTTGTGTACTACTGGATTGGCCGCCTGTGTTTGCCGTCATTACGGCCATTGTCACGGTAGAGCCGACAGTATCAGATTCGATTAAAAAAGGGATTGTGCGTTTTCCGGCATCAGCGATTGGGTCGGCATATGCAGTGCTTTTTATATCGTTATTCGGCAATTCGCCACTGACCTACACGCTGGCAGCTGTATTTACAATCACAACTTGCGTTAGACTGAATCTGCATGCAGGGGTGTTGGTTGCAACATTGACCTCTGTTGCCATGGTTGAAGTAATCCACAGTAACTTTCTTATGTCTTTTTTCATCCGGCTTGGTACGACAACAACCGGGCTAGTTGTCTCAACTGTTGTTAATTTGTTTATGTTGCCACCGGACTACACAAAGGAAATTGCTGGGCGGCTACAAACGCTTGCGTATAAAACGGGAATTGCCATCGAAAAGGTGGTCAATGATATACTGGATAAGGAACCTAACGTCACTGTTGTCGAGCAGGAAATGGCTGATCGAGTTGACGATTTTATCCATCAAACGGAAGAACTGATACGCTATCAAAAAGAAGAATCTAAATATCATCCGCTTACCAGAAATGAATGGCAACATTTTCAAGCGGAGCAGTTTGATCTCAGGCGGTTGCAGTTAATTCACTATCATATAGGGAATCTGATTCATACATCATTCACAAACCTTGAGTTGACCGATGATAAAAAAATTGCTATTCGGAATGCGGCAATCAAAGTGGCAGCATCGCTTAAAGATCCTCATTTGTATGATCAGAAGGAACATAAGGAACGGCTGCAGCAATTGACTGAATTGTTCTGGGATCACAATGAGGAAATTACCATTAAGAAGCAACAACATCCAACCAGTTTTCGACCTGTACTTATCATGCTATATGAACTAGTTTCTATCTACAATCTCGTTGAACGCTATTATAAAACAAAGTCACAATGA
- the guaC gene encoding GMP reductase, producing the protein MENVFDYEDVQLVPAKCIVNSRSECDTSITLGGHTFKLPVVPANMQTIIDENIANKLADGGYFYVMHRFEPEKRWGFIKDMHSRGLIASISVGVKDEEYSFIQQLAHEQLIPEYITIDIAHGHANSVIKMIQHIKEHLPDSFVIAGNVGTPEAVRELEHAGADATKVGIGPGKVCTTKLKTGFGTGGWQLAALKWCAKAASKPIIADGGIRTHGDIAKSIRFGASMVMIGSLFAGHEESPGETIEKDGKWYKEYFGSASEFQKGEKKNVEGKKMYVEHKGSLNDTLKEMEQDLQSSISYAGGSQLEAIRHVDYVVVKNSIFNGDQVY; encoded by the coding sequence ATGGAAAATGTATTTGACTATGAAGATGTGCAGCTGGTTCCAGCAAAATGCATCGTAAACAGCCGATCCGAATGTGACACGTCCATTACCTTGGGCGGACATACGTTTAAACTTCCTGTTGTTCCAGCAAACATGCAAACGATTATCGACGAAAATATAGCCAATAAGCTTGCTGATGGCGGATATTTCTATGTCATGCACCGGTTTGAACCAGAGAAGCGTTGGGGTTTCATTAAAGACATGCATTCACGTGGACTTATCGCATCAATCAGTGTTGGTGTCAAAGATGAAGAGTATTCATTTATCCAACAGTTAGCCCATGAGCAGCTTATACCAGAATACATTACGATTGATATCGCACACGGGCATGCGAATTCAGTAATAAAAATGATTCAGCATATTAAAGAACACTTGCCCGATAGTTTTGTGATTGCGGGAAATGTCGGCACCCCTGAGGCAGTACGAGAATTGGAGCATGCTGGTGCGGATGCCACTAAAGTTGGTATCGGACCCGGAAAAGTCTGTACTACAAAACTAAAAACGGGCTTCGGAACCGGCGGCTGGCAATTAGCAGCATTAAAATGGTGTGCCAAGGCAGCAAGTAAACCAATCATTGCTGATGGAGGTATTCGTACCCATGGGGATATTGCTAAATCGATTAGGTTCGGTGCGTCGATGGTCATGATTGGTTCACTTTTTGCCGGACACGAGGAATCACCAGGGGAAACGATTGAAAAAGACGGAAAGTGGTATAAAGAGTACTTTGGATCAGCTTCTGAATTTCAAAAAGGCGAAAAGAAAAACGTAGAAGGCAAAAAAATGTATGTGGAGCACAAAGGCTCCTTAAATGATACGCTTAAAGAAATGGAGCAAGATTTGCAATCATCTATTTCTTATGCGGGGGGCAGTCAACTTGAAGCTATCCGTCATGTCGATTATGTGGTCGTGAAGAATTCCATTTTTAATGGGGATCAGGTTTATTAA
- a CDS encoding ISL3 family transposase produces MQNHFIIEMLGIKDKHVDVWDMTSEPDKFYVELYTKVKTQKCPFCKEKTKRVHSYRNQQIQGPIVSNKPVKISLRKRRYLCVNCRHTFYEKLQMVDRYQRCTSSVQTTALTYTGVGSFTTAAQLTGMSSNRLLRIFDRRDIKTKKVLPRAIAIDEFKGDAGGERFQTVIADIEHKEIIDVLPDRKVDTIKRYLKSCDTSNVEIVVMDLSRSFKQAVQKALGDPLIIADRFHFMRQVYWALDSVRREVQHDLEKNERIRMKRSKKLLWKSQYKLTDEQKEKVNQLLQIHPRLKEAYELKNKLDQWFKESDKITATQGFEECLSAMKASNIEAFHKVMKTFKRWRQEILQSFMYPFNNGYIEGVNNTIKVAKRMSYGIKDFKRLKKKILWRQEVRRALA; encoded by the coding sequence GTGCAAAATCATTTTATCATAGAAATGCTGGGGATTAAAGATAAGCATGTAGATGTTTGGGATATGACTAGTGAACCAGATAAGTTTTATGTAGAGCTTTATACGAAAGTGAAAACGCAGAAGTGCCCATTCTGTAAGGAAAAAACTAAGCGTGTCCATAGTTACCGTAATCAGCAGATTCAGGGGCCAATCGTATCAAATAAGCCAGTGAAAATCTCTTTGAGAAAGAGGCGGTATTTGTGTGTGAATTGCCGGCATACCTTTTATGAAAAACTTCAAATGGTGGACCGGTATCAACGTTGCACAAGCTCGGTTCAAACAACTGCATTAACGTACACAGGTGTGGGTTCATTCACGACTGCTGCACAATTAACAGGCATGAGTTCTAACAGGTTATTGCGTATATTCGATCGCAGGGACATAAAAACCAAGAAGGTGCTGCCCCGTGCAATCGCCATTGATGAATTTAAAGGGGATGCTGGTGGGGAAAGATTCCAAACCGTTATAGCTGATATCGAACATAAAGAGATTATTGATGTATTACCTGACAGAAAGGTAGATACCATTAAAAGATATTTAAAATCTTGTGACACCAGTAATGTTGAAATCGTAGTCATGGATTTATCCAGATCCTTCAAACAAGCAGTACAGAAAGCCTTAGGTGATCCGTTAATCATCGCTGATCGTTTTCACTTTATGCGACAAGTCTATTGGGCGCTGGATAGTGTGCGGCGAGAAGTGCAACATGACCTTGAAAAGAATGAACGAATCCGAATGAAGCGAAGCAAAAAATTATTGTGGAAATCCCAATATAAATTAACTGATGAACAAAAGGAAAAAGTAAATCAATTACTACAGATTCATCCCCGATTAAAAGAAGCATATGAACTAAAAAACAAGCTCGATCAATGGTTTAAAGAAAGTGATAAAATCACAGCGACCCAAGGATTTGAAGAATGTTTATCGGCTATGAAAGCCTCTAATATTGAAGCATTTCACAAAGTCATGAAGACATTTAAACGCTGGAGGCAGGAAATTCTACAGTCCTTTATGTACCCGTTCAATAACGGATATATTGAAGGTGTAAACAACACGATTAAAGTGGCCAAACGTATGTCATATGGAATTAAAGATTTTAAACGCTTGAAAAAGAAAATACTGTGGCGACAAGAGGTTAGAAGGGCTTTGGCATAA
- a CDS encoding Eco57I restriction-modification methylase domain-containing protein, giving the protein MYNAIFNHKYKKRQLSHLEEEEMLKVFYQDYRHVRKELFKHLRDQNSGLDKLVIFEKTLKILDRFIFVCFCEDADLLPRNVLRNVVQMSKHSFEKRDTKIWNQLKELFLSIDKGNPDMNINRFNGGLFKEDIILDGLVIQDDIFPLFERITNYDYSVELNVNILGHIFEQSINDIEKIKSDILNETFDSEQGKRKKDGIFYTSPGVTKLLLEETLGSWINDRKREFHADALPNLTGEDFSKFHKPQPDKRRKKLLPVEKHIAFYRQLQQQLRSIKILDPAVGSGAFLHMALDTLTLERDKINKKLEEMQDGQAELVDINRYILTNNLFGVDLNEETVEISKLSLWLKTANKREELTLLDDNLKTGNSIIDNPDVTNKAFQWDKEFPGIMDAGGFDVIIGNPPYVFARNKGFTAAEKAYFNNHYDLVEYQINTYLLFIERSYHLLKEGGWFAFIVPNTCLTIDSFKKMRRFLLEHTGNLKIINIYDRIFAQADVDTCFIIFQKTAPTTVKLGEYAGENVEIVAEVRPEQLVDEQSIINISLMKNKQAFNVMRKIEETGLNLGAVATVKSGLVAYEVGKGNPVQTKEMKENRVYHSDDQVDETYWMYLEGRDVCRYYIDWGGSWLRYGPHLAARRKEEIFTSSRILVRQIPSRSTYAINAVYTEEEVLNDRNANNIINFQKDPLFLLGVLNSKITTFWFINKFDKFQRKTFPQFKVKDLKMFPVPDISEQEQKHISEAVAQMLQVKYDKGKALHTMEQVIRHELKIDRLPASFQTFYKWNAEEWLEQLSKWKYMSLTEKSGWLAYYENRKSVMNRLVEKENQLNEEIDQMTASAFDLSDAEMQLIDTNVAEFLE; this is encoded by the coding sequence ATGTATAACGCCATATTTAATCATAAATATAAAAAGCGTCAGCTCAGCCATTTAGAGGAAGAAGAAATGCTTAAAGTTTTTTATCAGGATTACCGGCATGTACGGAAGGAATTGTTTAAACATTTGCGGGATCAGAACAGCGGATTAGATAAGTTAGTGATTTTTGAAAAGACGTTGAAAATCCTCGATCGGTTTATATTTGTTTGCTTCTGTGAAGATGCCGATTTACTGCCGAGAAATGTTCTCCGAAACGTTGTTCAAATGTCCAAGCATTCATTTGAAAAGCGTGACACCAAGATATGGAATCAGCTAAAAGAGTTATTCCTTTCGATTGATAAAGGAAACCCTGATATGAATATTAATCGTTTTAATGGTGGTTTGTTTAAAGAGGATATTATATTGGATGGTTTAGTTATCCAAGATGATATATTTCCGTTGTTTGAAAGGATAACCAATTATGATTATTCCGTAGAGCTTAATGTGAACATACTTGGACATATTTTTGAACAATCAATCAATGATATTGAAAAAATAAAATCGGATATCCTTAATGAAACATTTGACTCGGAGCAAGGGAAACGGAAGAAAGACGGGATATTTTACACGTCGCCGGGTGTTACGAAATTGCTGCTAGAGGAGACGTTAGGCAGCTGGATTAATGACAGAAAACGGGAATTTCATGCGGATGCACTACCGAATTTAACGGGAGAGGACTTTTCAAAATTTCATAAACCCCAACCGGATAAACGTAGGAAAAAGTTGTTGCCCGTAGAGAAACACATTGCGTTTTACCGTCAATTACAACAGCAGCTGCGTTCTATTAAAATATTGGACCCGGCGGTGGGGAGTGGTGCGTTCCTCCATATGGCATTGGACACTCTCACTTTAGAAAGGGACAAAATTAACAAAAAACTGGAAGAAATGCAGGATGGTCAAGCGGAATTAGTCGATATTAACCGTTATATTTTGACCAATAACTTGTTCGGTGTTGATTTGAATGAAGAAACCGTCGAAATATCAAAATTGTCGTTGTGGCTGAAAACCGCGAATAAACGCGAGGAATTGACGTTACTTGATGATAACTTGAAAACAGGGAATTCGATTATTGATAACCCGGATGTTACGAATAAGGCATTTCAATGGGATAAAGAATTCCCGGGGATAATGGATGCTGGTGGATTTGATGTCATTATTGGCAATCCGCCGTATGTGTTTGCAAGGAATAAAGGATTTACAGCGGCCGAAAAAGCTTATTTTAACAACCATTATGATTTAGTAGAATACCAAATAAATACCTATTTATTATTCATTGAACGTTCGTACCATTTGCTCAAAGAAGGTGGCTGGTTTGCTTTCATTGTGCCTAACACGTGTTTGACGATTGATTCGTTTAAGAAAATGCGGCGTTTTCTTCTGGAACACACCGGCAACTTGAAAATTATCAATATATACGACCGGATATTTGCACAGGCAGATGTCGATACGTGTTTCATTATTTTCCAAAAAACAGCGCCGACAACCGTCAAACTCGGAGAATACGCTGGTGAAAATGTCGAGATTGTCGCTGAAGTACGTCCAGAACAATTAGTAGATGAGCAAAGTATCATTAATATTTCGCTCATGAAAAACAAACAAGCCTTTAATGTGATGAGAAAGATAGAAGAAACAGGGCTGAATTTAGGCGCTGTTGCGACCGTGAAATCGGGCCTGGTGGCTTATGAAGTTGGTAAGGGTAATCCGGTCCAGACAAAGGAAATGAAGGAGAATAGGGTATATCACAGTGATGATCAAGTTGATGAAACGTATTGGATGTACCTTGAGGGGCGCGATGTTTGCCGTTATTATATCGACTGGGGTGGCAGCTGGCTTCGATATGGCCCCCATCTGGCTGCCAGACGGAAAGAAGAAATTTTCACATCGTCAAGAATTTTAGTAAGGCAAATTCCTTCCAGGTCAACGTATGCAATCAACGCTGTCTACACGGAAGAGGAAGTCTTGAATGACCGCAACGCTAACAATATTATAAATTTCCAAAAAGATCCGCTATTTTTGTTGGGTGTGCTGAATTCAAAAATCACAACGTTCTGGTTTATCAACAAGTTCGATAAATTCCAGCGAAAAACATTTCCACAGTTTAAGGTGAAGGATTTGAAAATGTTTCCTGTTCCGGATATTTCAGAACAAGAGCAGAAACACATATCGGAAGCAGTCGCTCAAATGTTGCAAGTTAAGTATGATAAAGGCAAAGCTTTGCACACAATGGAACAAGTGATCCGACATGAACTTAAAATAGATCGATTGCCCGCTTCATTCCAAACGTTTTATAAATGGAATGCAGAAGAGTGGCTGGAGCAGCTTAGCAAATGGAAGTATATGTCCCTTACCGAAAAGTCAGGCTGGCTGGCGTATTATGAAAATAGAAAAAGTGTGATGAATAGATTGGTTGAAAAAGAAAATCAGTTGAACGAGGAAATTGATCAAATGACAGCGAGTGCGTTTGACTTAAGTGATGCGGAAATGCAACTGATTGATACGAATGTAGCGGAATTCCTGGAATGA
- a CDS encoding ZIP family metal transporter, with the protein MIDYFLDLNPIAQATFATLFTWGMTALGAALVFTTKGFNQRFMDSMLGFAGGVMIAASFWSLLSPALEKAEGGPLPAWIPAAIGFLLGGIFLWAADKLLPHLHPGLAMDEAEGIHPDRKRRSTLLVLAITLHNIPEGLAVGVAFGAIAADLPTASLGGAIALAIGIGIQNFPEGLAVSMPLRREGMSRGKSFMYGQASGVVEPIAGIIGALAVTIMQPLLPYALSFAAGAMIFVVAEEVIPGSQENGNKDLASMSIMFGFAVMMILDVALG; encoded by the coding sequence ATGATTGATTATTTCCTAGATCTAAATCCAATTGCACAAGCAACATTTGCAACCCTTTTTACATGGGGCATGACAGCTTTAGGTGCTGCTCTCGTTTTTACAACAAAGGGCTTCAATCAACGTTTTATGGATAGTATGCTGGGCTTTGCCGGTGGAGTGATGATTGCTGCAAGCTTCTGGTCATTGCTTTCACCGGCATTGGAAAAGGCTGAAGGTGGGCCATTGCCAGCGTGGATTCCGGCCGCAATAGGCTTTTTGCTAGGCGGTATCTTCCTTTGGGCAGCAGATAAATTACTCCCTCACCTTCATCCGGGATTAGCCATGGATGAGGCTGAAGGGATCCATCCGGACAGAAAAAGACGGAGTACGCTTCTAGTTTTGGCAATTACCCTGCATAACATTCCGGAAGGGCTTGCTGTTGGTGTAGCTTTCGGTGCAATAGCCGCTGATTTGCCGACAGCTTCACTTGGTGGTGCCATTGCACTGGCTATCGGTATTGGAATCCAGAACTTTCCAGAAGGCCTTGCCGTTTCTATGCCACTTCGGCGTGAAGGAATGTCTCGTGGAAAAAGTTTTATGTACGGGCAGGCATCCGGAGTTGTTGAGCCAATTGCCGGAATTATCGGGGCACTCGCCGTCACCATTATGCAACCATTATTGCCATATGCATTAAGCTTCGCTGCAGGTGCGATGATTTTCGTTGTGGCCGAAGAAGTTATCCCTGGGTCACAGGAAAATGGGAATAAAGACCTTGCCTCAATGAGTATCATGTTCGGTTTTGCCGTTATGATGATTCTCGACGTCGCATTGGGATAG
- the trhA gene encoding PAQR family membrane homeostasis protein TrhA has translation MGISIREPINGLTHLFGAVLSFFGLIALVTKALATTNSALAVVAAVIFGTSMILLYSASATYHMVVARDHVIAFLRRIDHSMIFVLIAGTYTPLCLISLSGISGWILFTVISGIACAGVTFKLVWFHAPRWLSTALYVGMGWVAIFYTPKLAPIIGSSGMLMLVLGGVFYTIGAFIYWRKPAFLSFKHMGFHEIFHIFILVGSLFHFICIYSYVL, from the coding sequence TTGGGTATATCTATTCGTGAACCAATTAATGGGCTGACCCATTTATTTGGAGCTGTCCTGTCGTTCTTTGGATTAATTGCATTAGTTACGAAGGCTTTAGCAACAACTAATTCCGCGCTTGCTGTTGTGGCAGCTGTCATTTTTGGAACTAGCATGATTCTCTTGTACAGCGCCTCGGCTACCTACCACATGGTTGTCGCGCGGGACCATGTTATTGCTTTTCTGCGCCGTATTGACCACTCCATGATTTTTGTTCTGATTGCTGGAACTTATACACCATTATGTTTAATCAGCTTAAGCGGTATATCCGGGTGGATACTTTTTACGGTTATATCCGGCATCGCCTGTGCTGGTGTAACCTTTAAATTGGTATGGTTTCATGCACCGAGGTGGCTATCAACTGCTTTGTATGTAGGGATGGGTTGGGTCGCTATTTTCTACACCCCTAAACTTGCGCCAATTATAGGTAGTAGTGGTATGCTGATGCTCGTTCTTGGTGGGGTTTTTTACACCATTGGCGCCTTCATATACTGGCGAAAACCAGCCTTCCTCTCATTTAAACATATGGGATTTCACGAGATTTTTCATATATTTATTTTGGTCGGCAGTTTGTTTCACTTTATCTGTATATATAGTTACGTGCTTTAA